A DNA window from Zingiber officinale cultivar Zhangliang chromosome 3A, Zo_v1.1, whole genome shotgun sequence contains the following coding sequences:
- the LOC122052848 gene encoding uncharacterized protein LOC122052848 yields MKQLAMERADDHQARRRVVVDSSGGGGGGGGGGGFAMRSRHMSLNSSSLNQLLPNHQYFGPISHYNLQQQQQMSYWASLPPASLQFPPLLPLPTKATRSTEKQAKPVNQRKGSGSSQGRVERKVKEEEEECIYSLSPPPSDLPLPSFVLTMQKNKGVAVEAAAGDAR; encoded by the exons ATGAAGCAGCTAGCCATGGAACGTGCAGATGATC ATCAAGCCCGAAGAAGAGTCGTCGTTGATTCTTcggggggaggaggaggaggaggaggaggaggagggtttGCAATGAGGTCCAGACACATGTCTCTCAACTCATCATCCTTGAATCAACTCCTTCCTAATCACCAATATTTTGGACCTATATCGCATTATAAtttgcagcagcagcagcagatgAGTTATTGGGCTTCTCTTCCTCCTGCTTCTCTCCAGTTtccccctcttcttcctcttcctaccAAGGCAACGAGATCGACGGAGAAGCAAGCGAAGCCCGTGAATCAGAGGAAGGGAAGCGGCAGCTCTCAGGGGCGGGTAGAGAGGAAagtgaaggaggaggaggaggagtgcATTTACTCGCTTTCGCCGCCGCCCAGCGACCTTCCGCTGCCCAGTTTTGTTCTGACCATGCAGAAAAATAAAGGAGTTGCCGTGGAAGCTGCTGCGGGTGATGCACGATGA
- the LOC122054135 gene encoding SKP1-like protein 1A, with protein sequence MALDGQKKVTLLSSDGEGFEADEAAAVQSQTIRHMIEDGCAHSSIPLPNVTSQILAKVIEYCNRRVDAYGSNGQDGAAEGVEDEGFKAWEAEFVKVDQPTLFDLILAANYLDIKPLLDLTCQSVADMIKGKTPEEIRRSFNIKNDFTPEEEEEIRRENQWAFE encoded by the exons ATGGCGTTGGACGGCCAGAAGAAGGTAACCCTGTTGAGCTCGGACGGAGAGGGGTTCGAGGCCGATGAGGCGGCGGCTGTGCAGTCGCAGACCATACGCCACATGATCGAGGACGGCTGCGCCCATAGCAGCATTCCTCTCCCCAATGTCACCTCTCAGATACTCGCCAAGGTGATCGAGTACTGCAACAGGCGCGTCGACGCTTACGGCAGTAACGGCCAAGATGGCGCCGCCGAGGGCGTGGAGGACGAAGGGTTCAAGGCCTGGGAAGCGGAGTTCGTGAAGGTCGACCAGCCTACCCTCTTCGACCTCATCCTG GCAGCAAACTATCTGGACATCAAACCGTTGCTAGATCTGACTTGCCAAAGTGTTGCAGATATGATTAAGGGCAAAACTCCAGAAGAAATTCGCAGGTCTTTCAATATAAAGAATGACTTTAcacctgaagaagaagaagagatccgCAGAGAGAACCAGTGGGCCTTTGAGTGA
- the LOC122052849 gene encoding la-related protein 1B-like, with protein sequence MAAAAAADPSSPSLSPRASLAARHPWPLVNGAEPEGPAADALPSPSSPSPAVAIADLEISDRSPQEVHAEDGFTDAAQGTKQAWKRPDNVSAKAGGAVMGGAASWPALSETAKPSPKSSSSDTLKSLAEAPLSAPAGTTISTSSPKPNSNPYLSRNHTTPARQKTMKRGGGSNISSSGASGDGGMTLPSPSPTLSPMANSEKHAPSEIPFSPRDQITRKNTNWDRGNTLGRSVLHANDGSDLKSYGGYRRWNNGGGAGSHNNYNNHRDVERGVYDGYRRNAGGTDARMQPRNARLLRPPTSPVAPPFLGPPPQVGPFGNQIVFPDVPSPVFYIATQPPPGGVPFVPHPAVLPQMFIPTIDPQRSNLLKQIDYYFSAENLCRDVYLRQNMDEQGWVPVSLIAGFNRVKQLTNSIEFILETLQLSAVLEVQGDKIRKHHDWMNWVLPPTDKQSANVSSQLPTSPNFNNLAACHGIGYTYQNSMRLPNPSELLSRSASGNLSNQIEVPVNHNWDANGQVMIADSDKIKPGRSLLRSDTF encoded by the exons atggccgccgccgccgctgctgATCCTTCTTCCCCCTCCCTCTCCCCGCGTGCCTCATTGGCCGCCCGCCACCCTTGGCCTCTGGTCAACGGGGCGGAGCCCGAGGGTCCTGCCGCCGATGCCCTGCCTTCGCCTTCCTCCCCATCGCCAGCCGTCGCGATCGCCGACCTGGAGATCTCAGATCGATCTCCTCAGGAGGTGCATGCAGAAGACGGGTTTACGGACGCCGCACAAGGTACGAAGCAGGCTTGGAAGCGGCCGGACAACGTGTCGGCGAAAGCGGGCGGAGCGGTGATGGGGGGAGCCGCGTCCTGGCCCGCTCTCTCCGAGACCGCCAAACCCTCCCCCAAATCGTCTTCGTCCGATACGCTGAAATCGCTTGCTGAGGCGCCTCTCTCTGCGCCCGCG GGTACTACGATTTCTACTTCTTCGCCAAAACCAAACTCTAATCCATATCTGTCCCGGAATCATACGACTCCTGCCCGTCAGAAAACAATGAAACGTGGCGGGGGCAGCAATATTAGCAGCAGCGGCGCATCTGGTGATGGTGGGATGACGCTGCCTTCGCCATCACCGACTTTATCACCTATGGCAAATTCGGAGAAGCATGCACCTTCAGAAATCCCATTCTCACCTCGAGACCAGATTACCAGGAAGAACACGAATTGGGACCGTGGAAATACCCTAGGAAGGTCGGTATTACATGCCAATGATGGTAGCGACCTTAAAAGCTATGGTGGCTACCGGAGGTGGAACAATGGTGGGGGTGCTGGTTCTCACAACAACTATAATAATCACCGTGATGTTGAGCGCGGAGTCTATGATGGATATCGTCGGAATGCAGGTGGCACAGATGCCCGCATGCAGCCACGGAATGCCAGGCTCCTCAGGCCGCCTACTTCACCAGTGGCGCCTCCTTTCCTCGGTCCTCCTCCTCAGGTGGGGCCTTTTGGCAATCAGATTGTTTTTCCTG ATGTACCTTCTCCTGTCTTTTATATCGCTACTCAGCCACCTCCTGGAGGTGTGCCCTTTGTACCTCATCCAGCAGTGCTTCCTCAGATGTTTATTCCAACTATTGATCCGCAGCGTTCTAATTTATTGAAGCAGATAGATTATTATTTCAG TGCAGAAAACTTGTGCAGAGACGTTTATCTGAGACAGAACATGGATGAACAAGGATGGGTCCCAGTGTCTCTGATTGCTGGTTTTAATAGA GTCAAGCAATTAACAAACAGTATAGAATTTATATTAGAAACATTGCAGCTATCAGCGGTCCTTGAAGTACAG GGTGATAAGATAAGGAAGCATCATGATTGGATGAATTGGGTCTTGCCGCCAACGGACAAACAGTCAGCTAATGTTTCTAGTCAATTGCCAACATCTCCAAACTTCAATAATCTGGCGGCTtgtcatggaataggatatacttaccagaacagcatgagaTTACCAAATCCTAGTGAGCTTCTTAGCAGATCAGCATCTGGGAATTTGAGTAACCAGATAGAAGTGCCAGTAAATCACAATTGGGATGCAAATGGTCAAGTCATGATTGCAGATTCTGATAAGATCAAACCTGGACGAAGTTTACTCAGGAGCGACACATTTTGA
- the LOC122054136 gene encoding NEP1-interacting protein-like 1 isoform X1, with protein sequence MDGFARTASFRSSTSFPSSAAMRGRERGGRRCTVSFVVKRVACAVFTCVFAIVGSLVGAITGALIGLATESGLLRGAGIGAISGAVFSIEAVESSLYLWRSRESGIWSVLYVFDIICSLFSGRIVREKVGPAMQNAVQSQISAIDLPSVEPSDLFATDSMTGGLSMDSVTRLPKIKITAANIEAAGDKFCCSVCLQDFETDETVRCLPHCQHLFHLPCIDSWLIRHGSCPLCRREI encoded by the exons ATGGACGGATTTGCCCGCACTGCTTCCTTCAGATCCTCCACTTCGTTCCCGTCTTCGGCGGCCATGAGAGGCAGGGAGAGAGGCGGCCGCCGATGCACTGTGTCTTTCGTGGTAAAAAGAGTCGCTTGTGCCGTTTTCACCTGTGTTTTTGCAATAG TTGGTTCATTAGTAGGGGCAATCACTGGTGCTCTTATTGGCCTAGCTACTGAGAGCGGATTACTACGTGGGGCTGGAATTGGAGCTATTTCAGGGGCAGTCTTCTCCATTGAAGCTGTTGAATCATCTCTATATTTATGGAGATCCAGAGAGTCAGGAATTTGGAGTGTTTTATATGTG TTCGACATAATATGTAGCCTATTTAGTGGAAGAATTGTTCGGGAAAAGGTTGGCCCAGCAATGCAGAATGCTGTACAAAGCCAG ATCAGTGCTATTGACTTGCCTTCTGTAGAGCCCTCTGATTTATTCGCAACAGATAGCATGACAGGAGGGTTATCCATGGATTCTGTGACAAGGCTCCCAAAGATCAAAATTACTGCAGCCAATATTGAAGCTGCAGGTGACAAATTCTGCTGTTCAGTATGCCTGCAG GACTTCGAAACTGATGAAACAGTGAGGTGTCTGCCTCATTGCCAACATTTGTTCCATTTGCCATGCATCGATAGCTGGCTCATCAGGCATGGCTCTTGTCCACTTTGTAGAAGAGAAATCTAG
- the LOC122054136 gene encoding NEP1-interacting protein 1-like isoform X2, with amino-acid sequence MHCVFRVGSLVGAITGALIGLATESGLLRGAGIGAISGAVFSIEAVESSLYLWRSRESGIWSVLYVFDIICSLFSGRIVREKVGPAMQNAVQSQISAIDLPSVEPSDLFATDSMTGGLSMDSVTRLPKIKITAANIEAAGDKFCCSVCLQDFETDETVRCLPHCQHLFHLPCIDSWLIRHGSCPLCRREI; translated from the exons ATGCACTGTGTCTTTCGTG TTGGTTCATTAGTAGGGGCAATCACTGGTGCTCTTATTGGCCTAGCTACTGAGAGCGGATTACTACGTGGGGCTGGAATTGGAGCTATTTCAGGGGCAGTCTTCTCCATTGAAGCTGTTGAATCATCTCTATATTTATGGAGATCCAGAGAGTCAGGAATTTGGAGTGTTTTATATGTG TTCGACATAATATGTAGCCTATTTAGTGGAAGAATTGTTCGGGAAAAGGTTGGCCCAGCAATGCAGAATGCTGTACAAAGCCAG ATCAGTGCTATTGACTTGCCTTCTGTAGAGCCCTCTGATTTATTCGCAACAGATAGCATGACAGGAGGGTTATCCATGGATTCTGTGACAAGGCTCCCAAAGATCAAAATTACTGCAGCCAATATTGAAGCTGCAGGTGACAAATTCTGCTGTTCAGTATGCCTGCAG GACTTCGAAACTGATGAAACAGTGAGGTGTCTGCCTCATTGCCAACATTTGTTCCATTTGCCATGCATCGATAGCTGGCTCATCAGGCATGGCTCTTGTCCACTTTGTAGAAGAGAAATCTAG